One segment of Acidianus sp. HS-5 DNA contains the following:
- a CDS encoding phosphate uptake regulator PhoU: MSIRRLQKIKGGSYIISIPTEWVRKYGLDAKSELKVYEAWEGLKIRPIKSPNIERELILDDLDTALYLISVYYMQGISKIIVRSSTIMSPEVKKALKELQLTHPGLEVVDESFNSATFIVNYTVSEDLMTLIKRYVEKIKRILSDLLSVIDNITPELKEDLVFRCDSLIKDYRGIIRNIAVGVQLDDEYNFKLPYKDIILYAIFMRDLGRFVSHLKQFIVLLDKNVRKDFVINVTEMFNKSTEMFFTEKMEDIKWLRDLMSELERNCSIAESCKELLRMASYCIAIMDDAMHKSVRLI; this comes from the coding sequence GTGAGTATCAGAAGACTTCAGAAAATAAAGGGCGGGAGCTACATAATCTCCATTCCTACAGAATGGGTTAGAAAATACGGATTAGATGCTAAAAGCGAGCTTAAGGTATACGAAGCTTGGGAAGGACTGAAAATACGGCCCATAAAATCGCCTAATATTGAAAGGGAATTGATACTAGACGATCTGGATACTGCATTATATCTAATCTCAGTTTATTATATGCAAGGCATTTCAAAAATAATAGTTAGATCTAGCACTATAATGAGTCCAGAGGTAAAGAAAGCTTTAAAGGAACTACAATTAACCCATCCAGGATTAGAAGTAGTAGATGAGAGCTTTAACAGTGCGACTTTTATTGTAAATTACACTGTGAGTGAAGATTTGATGACTCTTATAAAAAGATATGTAGAAAAAATTAAGAGAATTCTATCAGATCTTCTTTCAGTAATTGATAATATAACTCCAGAACTTAAGGAGGATTTAGTTTTCAGATGTGATAGTTTAATTAAGGATTATCGCGGAATTATAAGGAATATAGCCGTAGGCGTTCAGCTGGATGATGAATATAATTTTAAATTACCGTATAAGGACATTATCCTTTACGCGATTTTCATGAGGGATCTAGGTAGATTTGTATCACATCTGAAGCAATTCATAGTACTATTAGATAAAAACGTAAGAAAAGATTTCGTAATAAATGTAACTGAAATGTTCAATAAGTCCACTGAGATGTTCTTTACAGAAAAGATGGAAGATATTAAGTGGCTAAGGGATCTAATGAGCGAATTGGAGAGAAACTGTAGTATAGCCGAGTCTTGTAAGGAGCTTCTTAGAATGGCTTCCTACTGTATAGCTATTATGGACGATGCGATGCACAAGAGTGTCAGATTAATATGA
- a CDS encoding enoyl-CoA hydratase-related protein has protein sequence MSKLTNTVLYEKLGDIAIIRLNRPEKLNAINMEMVGDFVKAFDQAEKDGVKAVILTGNGRAFCAGADVAEMSNMPIEEVVRRGHMPMWERLRTFRKPVIATLNGITAGGGLELAMACDIIIAAESATLGQPEINLGIMPGAGGTQRLTRTIGKYKAMEMVLTGKMISAWEAYRRGLVTKVVPDEALVDEAIRLANEIASRSGFAEELAKESVSRALDTILSQGLDFERRQFYVTLASADGKEGMKAFVEKRKPNWTT, from the coding sequence GTGAGTAAATTGACTAATACAGTGCTGTACGAGAAATTAGGAGACATTGCTATTATTAGACTTAACAGACCGGAGAAACTGAATGCAATTAATATGGAAATGGTAGGGGATTTCGTCAAAGCATTCGACCAAGCTGAAAAGGACGGAGTTAAAGCTGTAATCTTAACTGGAAATGGAAGAGCATTCTGTGCTGGTGCGGACGTTGCAGAGATGTCTAACATGCCTATAGAAGAAGTAGTAAGAAGGGGTCACATGCCAATGTGGGAAAGATTAAGAACTTTTAGAAAGCCTGTCATTGCAACACTTAACGGCATTACCGCTGGTGGCGGACTCGAGTTAGCCATGGCTTGTGATATTATAATAGCTGCTGAGAGCGCTACCCTTGGTCAGCCAGAAATAAACCTAGGAATTATGCCTGGTGCTGGGGGTACTCAAAGATTAACTAGAACTATAGGTAAATACAAAGCAATGGAGATGGTATTAACTGGAAAAATGATCTCAGCATGGGAAGCCTATAGGAGAGGCCTAGTAACTAAAGTAGTCCCAGACGAAGCGTTAGTAGACGAAGCTATAAGATTGGCCAATGAGATAGCATCAAGATCAGGTTTTGCCGAAGAGTTGGCTAAAGAGTCTGTAAGTAGAGCTCTCGATACAATACTATCGCAAGGGCTTGATTTTGAGAGGAGACAATTTTATGTTACTTTAGCAAGTGCAGATGGAAAGGAGGGTATGAAAGCATTCGTAGAAAAAAGAAAGCCAAATTGGACTACATGA
- a CDS encoding enoyl-CoA hydratase-related protein: MSSGIQIEDHGKILLITLNRPEKLNAMNKELRDSLIKTVRDFNRNSEKRVAIIAGAGRAFSVGADLSSMSNDISEDLRSSFHVIIKEIKFSPKIFISAVKGIAAGAGISLALATDLRFTTKDSRFVTAFHNIGLAPDSGLAIMMLRLAGVKAEKYLLIGGEFTGEEAEKMGLFQVVEDPLKEAFNIAEKIASGQFKSYSASKRLINRALYYDLEEFLDYEAAMQGALGKTQDFAEGVKAFLEKRQPQFRGE, encoded by the coding sequence ATGAGTTCGGGGATTCAGATAGAGGATCACGGGAAAATACTTCTAATCACATTAAATAGACCAGAAAAATTAAATGCAATGAATAAAGAATTAAGAGATTCTCTAATAAAGACAGTCAGAGATTTTAATAGAAATTCAGAAAAGAGAGTAGCTATAATTGCCGGTGCTGGAAGGGCATTTAGTGTAGGTGCTGATTTGTCCTCTATGAGTAACGACATATCTGAAGACTTAAGAAGCTCATTCCACGTAATCATAAAGGAGATTAAGTTTTCACCAAAAATTTTCATATCTGCAGTTAAAGGGATAGCAGCGGGGGCAGGAATTAGCCTGGCCTTAGCAACAGATCTTAGATTTACTACTAAGGATTCAAGGTTCGTAACAGCTTTCCATAACATCGGGTTAGCCCCAGATAGTGGCTTAGCTATAATGATGTTAAGATTAGCCGGCGTAAAAGCGGAGAAGTATTTGCTAATTGGAGGAGAATTTACTGGAGAAGAAGCTGAAAAGATGGGATTATTTCAAGTAGTTGAAGATCCGTTAAAAGAGGCATTTAATATTGCAGAAAAAATTGCTAGCGGACAATTCAAAAGTTACTCTGCAAGTAAGAGATTAATAAATAGAGCCTTATACTACGATCTTGAAGAGTTCTTAGATTATGAAGCGGCAATGCAAGGCGCCCTAGGTAAAACTCAAGATTTTGCTGAAGGTGTAAAGGCCTTTCTCGAGAAAAGACAACCTCAATTTAGAGGTGAGTAA
- a CDS encoding thiolase domain-containing protein has product MNRKVGIIGVGMSKFGKRNDVTVRELSWEAVKEAFEDSGLTQRDVQLTVIGSTAYRGTEIYPAPPVSEYCDLIGKSPLRVEAACATGSSAIFTAVNTIASGLVDLALVIGVDKMTEVDTATSLAIGGRGGNYYWEFQMYGTTFPTYYALYATRHMALFGTKEEDMALAAVKAHKYASYNEKAHFRNRITVEDVLKSRVISWPIKLLDSSPISDGASAVILASEEKIRELKIDTPIWIRAIGYGSDTSYIAARGEWVGLNAAREAAYMAYKMSGYSPQDVEYATVHDCFTIAEIMAYEDLGFVEKGKGTSLLREGQTEKGGKIAVNLFGGLKAKGHPLGATGVAMAYEITKQLREEAGPVQHSFKKYVALSHNVGGTGHYAFVSIYSR; this is encoded by the coding sequence ATGAATAGAAAGGTTGGAATTATCGGTGTAGGAATGAGTAAATTCGGTAAAAGAAATGACGTAACGGTTAGAGAACTATCCTGGGAGGCAGTTAAGGAGGCCTTTGAAGATTCTGGACTAACACAGAGAGATGTTCAACTAACAGTAATAGGAAGTACTGCCTATAGGGGAACTGAAATTTATCCTGCCCCTCCAGTCTCGGAGTACTGTGATTTAATAGGCAAGTCTCCCTTAAGAGTTGAAGCTGCTTGTGCAACCGGAAGTTCCGCGATCTTTACCGCGGTCAATACTATTGCGTCTGGACTAGTTGACCTTGCTCTTGTTATTGGCGTAGATAAGATGACAGAAGTTGATACTGCAACGTCATTAGCAATAGGAGGAAGAGGAGGAAATTACTATTGGGAATTTCAGATGTACGGAACTACATTCCCTACTTATTATGCTTTATACGCTACAAGACATATGGCTTTGTTCGGAACTAAGGAAGAGGATATGGCTTTAGCGGCTGTAAAGGCTCACAAATACGCCTCGTACAATGAGAAGGCTCATTTTAGAAATAGGATTACTGTAGAGGATGTGCTCAAATCTAGAGTTATATCTTGGCCCATAAAATTGCTTGATTCTTCCCCAATTAGTGACGGAGCCTCTGCAGTCATTCTAGCATCTGAAGAAAAGATTAGAGAATTGAAGATTGATACTCCAATCTGGATTAGAGCGATAGGTTACGGTAGCGATACGTCTTATATAGCAGCTAGGGGCGAGTGGGTAGGGCTTAACGCTGCTAGAGAGGCAGCATATATGGCGTATAAAATGAGCGGTTATTCACCCCAAGATGTAGAATATGCTACTGTCCATGATTGTTTTACAATAGCGGAGATAATGGCTTACGAAGATCTTGGTTTCGTGGAGAAGGGAAAAGGCACGAGTTTACTTAGAGAAGGGCAGACAGAAAAAGGAGGAAAGATCGCTGTAAATTTATTCGGTGGCTTAAAGGCTAAAGGCCATCCTCTTGGTGCTACTGGAGTAGCAATGGCCTATGAGATAACTAAGCAGTTAAGGGAAGAAGCCGGTCCAGTTCAACACTCCTTCAAGAAATATGTTGCACTATCTCACAACGTAGGTGGGACAGGTCATTACGCATTTGTTAGCATTTACAGTAGGTGA
- a CDS encoding Zn-ribbon domain-containing OB-fold protein → MDGIPLIMKYTLPAEELYKPFWEGLKRGEILGTRCKKCGTLYFPPQKDCPKCMASDMEWMDIGKVGEVMTYSIVLQKPQGFENFSDYTIGIVRTEKGIDLMCWVIGTPKVGAKVFLTSDGQRVLCKVRS, encoded by the coding sequence ATGGATGGAATTCCCCTTATTATGAAATATACTTTACCTGCTGAAGAATTATACAAGCCATTTTGGGAGGGACTGAAAAGAGGAGAGATATTGGGAACTAGATGTAAGAAGTGTGGGACATTGTATTTTCCTCCGCAAAAGGATTGTCCTAAATGTATGGCTTCAGATATGGAATGGATGGATATAGGGAAGGTGGGAGAAGTTATGACGTATAGTATAGTACTCCAGAAGCCTCAAGGCTTTGAGAATTTTAGTGATTACACAATAGGGATAGTAAGAACTGAAAAAGGAATTGATTTAATGTGCTGGGTTATTGGAACTCCAAAAGTAGGAGCAAAGGTATTTCTAACCTCTGATGGACAACGTGTTTTATGCAAGGTGAGATCTTGA
- a CDS encoding phenylacetate--CoA ligase, translating to MQGEILILYDETDPNGLTKEEIREIQNFRFRRMIKKVYEKSPFYHRIMKERGLTPDDFKTPEDLVKMPFTTKDDLRKYAYPYGGDFLTVPLDELVGWHMTSGTTGVPTVGPYTSSDIELWANLVARCLRAAGVAKNDIVANIYGYGLFTGGIGLHIGIQKIGAKVIPWSAGRTEALVKALKDFRATVITGTPSYNLYVAEKIREAEIDPEKDLNLRLAIPGAEAMTKEMLSRIEKELALTSHGGGAREIYGLTEAIGPGVAQECPQDNHEKMHIWTDHFYVEIVNPETGERVGEGEEGELVITHLTREGMPLIRYRTKDITKLEESNDDIPFPTISIIKGRVDDVVFYKGVKIYPTAINEVLMRYPEIKEYQIVLMKEPAKFEVLIETDKPSEELRKKIAADIEAVTFVHVNIQFVSGLPRWEGKSKRVVVK from the coding sequence ATGCAAGGTGAGATCTTGATCTTATATGACGAAACTGATCCCAATGGTCTAACTAAAGAGGAGATAAGAGAAATACAGAACTTCAGATTCAGAAGAATGATAAAGAAGGTATACGAAAAAAGTCCTTTTTATCATAGAATAATGAAAGAAAGGGGACTTACGCCAGACGATTTTAAAACTCCAGAGGATTTAGTTAAGATGCCGTTTACAACTAAGGATGACTTGAGAAAATATGCTTATCCTTACGGAGGTGACTTCCTAACAGTGCCATTAGATGAGCTTGTAGGTTGGCATATGACAAGCGGTACTACTGGAGTGCCCACGGTTGGGCCTTATACTTCTTCAGATATTGAATTATGGGCTAATTTAGTTGCTAGATGTCTTAGGGCTGCAGGAGTGGCTAAGAATGATATTGTAGCTAATATTTACGGTTATGGGTTATTTACTGGAGGTATAGGATTGCACATAGGAATACAGAAGATAGGAGCAAAGGTGATTCCTTGGAGTGCAGGTAGGACTGAGGCTTTAGTTAAGGCATTAAAAGACTTTAGAGCAACCGTCATAACTGGTACTCCTTCATATAACTTATATGTAGCTGAGAAGATCAGAGAGGCAGAGATAGATCCAGAAAAAGATTTAAACCTACGTCTTGCAATCCCTGGGGCTGAGGCAATGACTAAGGAGATGCTAAGTAGAATTGAGAAAGAATTGGCTCTAACGTCTCATGGTGGGGGAGCTAGAGAGATTTACGGATTAACTGAGGCAATAGGACCAGGCGTTGCTCAGGAGTGCCCTCAAGACAACCATGAAAAAATGCATATATGGACTGATCACTTTTACGTTGAGATAGTTAATCCAGAGACGGGGGAAAGAGTAGGGGAAGGCGAGGAAGGAGAACTCGTAATAACGCATTTAACAAGAGAAGGTATGCCACTAATTAGGTATAGGACTAAGGATATTACAAAACTTGAGGAGAGTAATGATGATATTCCCTTTCCAACTATCAGCATTATTAAGGGCAGAGTAGATGATGTAGTATTTTACAAGGGTGTGAAGATCTATCCTACGGCCATAAATGAAGTACTAATGAGATACCCAGAGATAAAGGAATATCAAATAGTATTAATGAAAGAACCGGCAAAATTCGAGGTACTAATAGAGACTGATAAGCCTTCTGAAGAGTTGCGAAAGAAAATAGCAGCTGATATTGAAGCAGTAACATTTGTCCACGTAAATATTCAGTTCGTTAGCGGATTACCGAGATGGGAAGGCAAGTCCAAGAGAGTCGTTGTAAAATGA
- a CDS encoding DUF998 domain-containing protein — MTRKILIMVMNFLKYSGIVAALLAWLVIFLSISINPWFIFTRNAFSDLGGSMARDPWLYNYGLVVVAIFTFLYGIYLVIINEGKIEVVGSSFIMVAAIFLALIGIYHEGTYPHVFVSMWFFIQFDIAVLTYGIGIFMKLRKLGISMILLSIIAPLVAAIIPWPSTATIEAWGISAIDAWVVLSYLSIRAKEK, encoded by the coding sequence ATGACAAGAAAAATACTAATTATGGTCATGAACTTCTTAAAATATTCTGGAATTGTAGCAGCCTTATTAGCATGGTTAGTTATATTTCTCAGTATTTCTATTAATCCATGGTTTATTTTCACGAGGAATGCATTTAGCGATTTAGGAGGATCAATGGCCAGAGATCCGTGGCTATATAATTATGGCCTCGTGGTAGTAGCAATATTTACTTTTTTATATGGTATTTATTTAGTGATAATTAATGAAGGAAAAATAGAAGTAGTGGGTTCTTCATTTATTATGGTAGCAGCAATATTTCTCGCATTAATAGGTATCTATCATGAGGGAACATATCCCCATGTTTTTGTCTCTATGTGGTTTTTTATTCAATTTGACATAGCAGTTTTAACGTATGGAATAGGAATATTTATGAAACTGAGAAAGCTGGGTATCTCTATGATACTCTTGTCTATAATTGCTCCTCTAGTAGCCGCAATAATTCCTTGGCCTTCCACTGCAACTATAGAGGCATGGGGAATTTCAGCTATAGATGCATGGGTAGTGCTGTCATATTTAAGCATTAGAGCTAAGGAAAAATAA
- a CDS encoding winged helix-turn-helix domain-containing protein gives MQRMLIVNKEQADLLLDSINIKIVQLLINEELNSTQISEKTKIPISTVWRRLKKLENSGLIEIVKTERRRNFKTVFYRAKALYYALPFSPDLVPKDPEVKEIYQRILELREKSMRKTKIYNEIPSNVDPIDYAIVLDVLSNFEVVLENESEIKDLLEKARNFLFSSLKVNVK, from the coding sequence ATGCAAAGAATGTTAATTGTAAATAAAGAGCAAGCAGATTTACTTTTGGACTCTATTAATATCAAGATAGTTCAACTTTTGATAAACGAGGAATTGAATTCTACTCAAATTTCTGAAAAAACAAAAATTCCTATATCTACCGTATGGAGGAGACTTAAGAAGCTCGAAAATAGTGGACTTATTGAAATAGTAAAAACTGAAAGAAGAAGGAATTTTAAGACGGTATTTTACAGGGCTAAAGCCTTATATTATGCTTTACCTTTCTCTCCAGATTTAGTACCTAAAGACCCGGAGGTTAAGGAAATTTATCAAAGAATACTTGAGCTGAGAGAAAAGTCTATGAGGAAAACTAAGATATACAACGAAATACCTTCTAATGTAGATCCCATAGATTATGCTATAGTACTTGACGTACTTTCCAACTTTGAAGTAGTACTTGAGAACGAGAGTGAGATAAAGGATTTACTAGAGAAGGCAAGAAATTTTCTCTTTTCATCTCTGAAAGTGAACGTTAAATAA
- a CDS encoding zinc ribbon domain-containing protein yields the protein MSNNIQSMVCQPVGIARKTVWLNVANPLNIRRLSQDLKLLLRSEGMSVTSTTSPSILLLQIHARGIRGHYYVVKICQNQNQVLIESGIISAKQQLEWTGVEGGVGTLSDTVLHNKWLTLLSGTFAGVDIASVLGSYEEEDKILSQIQQVIMSYQQIGQILTTNAMSKQYRYCPNCGYLLNGSPNYCPNCGYKLK from the coding sequence ATGTCAAACAATATACAATCAATGGTATGCCAGCCAGTAGGCATAGCAAGAAAGACTGTCTGGCTTAACGTGGCTAATCCTCTCAATATAAGAAGACTCTCTCAGGATTTGAAATTACTATTAAGAAGTGAAGGAATGTCTGTTACAAGTACTACCAGCCCTAGCATTTTATTACTACAGATTCATGCTAGAGGAATAAGAGGTCATTACTACGTTGTAAAGATCTGCCAAAATCAAAACCAGGTACTCATAGAATCCGGTATAATAAGCGCAAAACAACAGCTTGAGTGGACAGGAGTTGAAGGAGGTGTAGGAACTTTGTCTGATACGGTCCTGCATAATAAATGGTTAACACTTCTCTCAGGGACATTTGCAGGAGTAGATATAGCAAGTGTTTTGGGTAGTTACGAGGAAGAGGATAAGATCTTATCCCAAATACAGCAAGTTATTATGTCCTATCAGCAAATAGGTCAAATATTGACTACTAACGCAATGTCCAAACAATACAGATACTGTCCAAATTGCGGATATCTGCTTAATGGCTCGCCTAATTATTGTCCAAATTGTGGATACAAATTAAAATAA